A single window of Nasonia vitripennis strain AsymCx chromosome 4, Nvit_psr_1.1, whole genome shotgun sequence DNA harbors:
- the LOC100122134 gene encoding succinate dehydrogenase assembly factor 2, mitochondrial: protein MNTISRWSTMVRPFIALQRFSTTCPVSSKDQYDLNHPEGREPSIPLYTEREGENVSVKKARLLYQSRKRGMLENGLLLSTFAKKYLDHFNEEQLKQYDRLINLPSNDWDIFYWAAEVKPVPPEFENEVMDLLKKHIKNEHREARITQPDLY, encoded by the exons ATGAATACCATTTCAAGGTGGAGCACAATG GTTAGGCCCTTTATAGCTCTTCAGAGATTTTCCACAACTTGCCCAGTAAGCAGCAAAGACCAATATGATCTAAATCATCCAGAAGGTCGAGAACCAAGTATACCCCTCTATACGGAAAGggaaggagaaaatgttagcGTGAAAAAAGCACG ATTACTATACCAGTCGCGAAAACGCGGTATGCTTGAAAATGGACTTCTTTTGAGTACTTTTGCCAAAAAATACTTGGATCACTTTAATGAAGAACAACTAAAGCAGTATGACCGTCTGATAAACCTACCATCAAATGATTGGGACATATTTTATTGGGCTGCAGAAGTCAAACCAGTTCCACCTGAATTCGAAAACGAGGTGATGGACTTACTCAAAAAACACATAAAAAACGAACATAGGGAAGCCCGCATCACGCAACCAGACTTGTATTAA